The genomic interval AACCAATTGGAGACACTTCTTCAAAATTGATTAATGTTTTCCATATAGTTACAATATCTGCTTTATCTGCATAAATTTCAAATCCATCTTCTCCAGTGTAGCCTGTTCTTGAAACAATGCAATCAATTCCTTGTACTTGTATTTCTTCAAAATAAAAGAATTTAATATCATCCAAATTAAATTCAGTTAATTTTTGTAGAAGTTTTTGGGCATTTGGTCCTTGAAGAGCTACTTGTCCATATGATGCTGACATATTTTCAATTAGAATGTTATCATTTTTTTTCTGACTTAACATCCAAGCAAAATCCTTATCAATGTTTGATGCATTGACTACTAACAAATATTTTTCATTACTAAACTTATAGACTAGTAAATCGTCTACGATTGTCCCTTTTTCATAACACATCATCGTGTAAACCACTTGATTCTGTTTTAATTTAGTAATGTCAGCAGTTACCAATCTTTGAACATAACTTTCTGCTTCTACTCCAGAAATGAAGACCTCTCCCATATGAGATACATCAAATAATCCCACGTTTGTTCTAACGGCAATATGTTCTTGTTTAATTCCACTATATTCAATTGGCATTTCCCAACCAGCAAAATCAACTATTTTACCACTTAGTTTAACATGTTCTTCATATAATGGCGTTCTTTTTAATTGACTCATTTTATTCCCCCTCAATAAAAGATTTTTACAATTAAATAATACTACAAATTCTCCCATTTAACAATTTAAAAATAGGTAAAATTATGATAAAATGAAAAAAAAGGAGGTAAAAATG from Mycoplasmatota bacterium carries:
- the gcvT gene encoding glycine cleavage system aminomethyltransferase GcvT, with amino-acid sequence MRGNKMSQLKRTPLYEEHVKLSGKIVDFAGWEMPIEYSGIKQEHIAVRTNVGLFDVSHMGEVFISGVEAESYVQRLVTADITKLKQNQVVYTMMCYEKGTIVDDLLVYKFSNEKYLLVVNASNIDKDFAWMLSQKKNDNILIENMSASYGQVALQGPNAQKLLQKLTEFNLDDIKFFYFEEIQVQGIDCIVSRTGYTGEDGFEIYADKADIVTIWKTLINFEEVSPIGLGARDTLRFEAGLPLYGNEISQDITPLEAGLGFFVKLDTDFIGKDTLVKQKEEGLKRKLVGIQLLKKGICRHGYPVCDLNEKEIGVITTGYLLPERDYSIAFALVDINHANLEEKLFIKIRNKFYEAKVTSKKFMNKKYKK